The proteins below are encoded in one region of Mycobacterium shinjukuense:
- a CDS encoding PH domain-containing protein, producing MTALYEDAGLTLDEHGITIRRYYFPLGGHKRIAYTDIRGVKTEPMSWLSGKGRFWGASDPRYWFPLDVRRGSKNTLLILDVGARVRPCITPEDPDRVLELLRSRTQVN from the coding sequence ATGACTGCGCTGTATGAAGACGCCGGCCTAACACTGGATGAGCACGGAATCACCATCCGGCGCTACTACTTTCCGCTGGGCGGGCACAAGCGGATCGCCTACACCGACATCCGTGGCGTCAAGACCGAGCCGATGAGCTGGCTTTCCGGCAAGGGCCGGTTCTGGGGGGCGTCCGACCCGCGCTACTGGTTCCCGCTCGACGTGCGCCGAGGCAGCAAGAACACGCTGCTGATTCTCGACGTCGGCGCCCGGGTGCGGCCGTGCATCACCCCCGAGGATCCCGACCGCGTCCTCGAATTGCTGCGATCGCGGACACAGGTCAACTGA
- a CDS encoding sugar porter family MFS transporter: MAAIADTGQLTGSSPRGLLVGLTAASVGVLYGYDLSTIAGALLFLSEEFGLTTRQQELLTTTAVIGQIAGALTGGVLANAIGRKRSMVLILACYVAFAVLAAAAVAVPMLVVARLLMGVTIGVSVVVVPVYVAESAPAAVRGSLLTAYQVATISGIIVGYLVGYLLAGSQGWRAMLGLAAVPATLLLPLVLRMPDTARWYLFKGRADDARRALLRVQPEATVDTELADIAGALGEGSGGVGEMLRRPYLRATLFVVALGFLVQITGINAIIYYIPRIFAAMGFEGYFALLALPALVQVAGLAAVCVSLLLVDRLGRRPILLSGIAMMIAADAVLVAVFAIESDSRAALVSGFGGVLLFIIGFSFGFGALVWVYAGESFPSRLRSMGSSVMLTSTLTANALVAAFSLSMLHLLGGAGVFAVFGVLAVVAFAVVYRYAPETKGRKLEEIRLFWENGGRWPDERSAVVETP, translated from the coding sequence ATTGCTGCGATCGCGGACACAGGTCAACTGACCGGATCGTCGCCGCGGGGACTTCTGGTCGGGCTCACCGCGGCCAGCGTCGGCGTCCTCTACGGCTATGACCTGTCCACCATCGCGGGCGCGCTGCTGTTCCTCAGCGAGGAATTCGGACTCACCACCCGGCAGCAGGAACTGCTGACCACGACGGCGGTGATCGGCCAGATCGCCGGGGCGCTCACCGGCGGGGTCCTGGCCAACGCGATCGGGCGGAAAAGGTCGATGGTGCTCATCCTGGCCTGCTACGTGGCGTTCGCGGTGCTGGCGGCGGCGGCCGTGGCGGTGCCGATGTTGGTGGTGGCGCGGCTGTTGATGGGGGTGACGATCGGGGTGTCGGTGGTGGTGGTCCCGGTGTATGTGGCCGAGTCGGCGCCGGCCGCGGTGCGCGGGTCGTTGCTGACCGCCTACCAGGTGGCGACGATCAGCGGCATCATCGTCGGCTACCTGGTCGGCTATCTGCTGGCCGGGTCGCAGGGCTGGCGCGCGATGCTGGGACTGGCCGCCGTGCCCGCCACACTGCTGCTGCCGTTGGTGCTGCGCATGCCCGATACCGCCCGCTGGTACCTGTTCAAGGGCCGGGCCGACGACGCGCGCCGCGCGCTGCTGCGGGTCCAGCCGGAGGCCACCGTGGACACCGAGCTGGCCGACATCGCCGGCGCGCTGGGCGAAGGCAGCGGCGGTGTCGGGGAGATGCTGCGCCGGCCGTATCTGCGGGCCACCCTGTTCGTCGTCGCGCTGGGCTTCCTCGTCCAGATCACCGGGATCAACGCGATCATCTATTACATCCCACGGATCTTTGCGGCCATGGGCTTCGAGGGCTATTTCGCGCTGCTGGCGCTGCCGGCACTGGTGCAGGTCGCCGGCTTGGCGGCGGTGTGTGTCTCGCTGCTGCTGGTCGACCGGCTGGGCCGGCGCCCGATCCTGCTGTCGGGCATCGCGATGATGATCGCCGCCGATGCGGTACTGGTCGCGGTATTCGCCATCGAGTCCGACAGCCGCGCCGCGCTGGTCTCCGGATTCGGCGGTGTGCTGCTGTTCATCATCGGGTTCAGCTTCGGGTTCGGCGCTTTGGTCTGGGTGTACGCCGGCGAGAGCTTCCCGTCGCGGCTGCGGTCGATGGGTTCGAGCGTGATGCTCACCTCGACCCTGACGGCCAACGCGTTGGTCGCCGCCTTCTCGCTGAGCATGTTGCATTTGCTGGGCGGCGCAGGCGTTTTCGCGGTGTTCGGGGTGCTGGCCGTGGTTGCTTTCGCCGTGGTGTACCGGTATGCGCCGGAGACCAAGGGCCGCAAGCTCGAGGAGATCCGCCTGTTCTGGGAGAACGGCGGACGCTGGCCGGATGAGCGGTCCGCGGTCGTGGAGACACCGTGA
- the nagA gene encoding N-acetylglucosamine-6-phosphate deacetylase, protein MTLLSAGAVAIDGRLCRPGWVRTAGRRILACGAGAPPAVADADFPDSIVVPGFVDMHVHGGAGASFCDADAARVAAAARFHQRHGTTTMLASLVTAAPEPLLCAVRALTEATRLGTVAGIHLEGPWLSRARCGAHDPEWTRAPDPAEIDALLAAADGTIRMVTLAPELPGSTKAIRRLRDAGVVVAVGHTDATYQQTTRALALGASVGTHLCNAMAPLHHREPGPVLALLADPRVTVEIIADGVHVHPDVVRAVIGAAGPHRVALVTDAIAAAGHGDGGYRLGPVEIEVRGGVARVAGTSTIAGGTATMDRLFRAVAGAGGSRTDDALLAAVQMTSATPARALGLDGVGALRSGYDANLVVLDQDLRVSAVMANGDWRVRAGG, encoded by the coding sequence GTGACCCTGCTGTCCGCCGGTGCGGTCGCCATTGACGGACGGCTTTGCCGGCCCGGCTGGGTGCGGACGGCCGGCCGACGGATTCTGGCCTGCGGGGCCGGCGCACCGCCGGCGGTGGCCGACGCCGACTTCCCCGATTCGATCGTGGTGCCCGGCTTTGTCGACATGCACGTGCATGGTGGCGCCGGCGCGTCCTTCTGCGACGCCGACGCGGCCCGCGTCGCCGCGGCGGCGCGGTTTCACCAGCGGCACGGCACCACCACCATGCTGGCCAGCCTGGTCACCGCCGCGCCCGAGCCGCTGCTTTGCGCGGTGCGCGCCCTGACCGAGGCCACCCGGTTGGGCACCGTCGCGGGCATCCATCTGGAGGGACCGTGGCTGAGCCGGGCGCGGTGCGGGGCACACGATCCCGAATGGACCCGGGCCCCGGACCCCGCGGAGATCGACGCGCTGCTCGCCGCCGCCGACGGCACCATCCGGATGGTCACGCTCGCCCCCGAGCTGCCCGGCAGCACCAAAGCGATCCGGCGGCTGCGGGACGCGGGAGTGGTTGTCGCCGTGGGACATACCGACGCCACCTACCAGCAGACCACCCGGGCGCTCGCGCTGGGCGCCTCGGTGGGCACCCACCTGTGCAACGCGATGGCGCCGCTGCACCATCGCGAACCCGGACCCGTGCTGGCGTTGCTGGCCGACCCGCGGGTGACCGTGGAAATCATCGCCGACGGTGTGCACGTCCACCCCGACGTGGTGCGGGCGGTGATTGGCGCCGCTGGGCCGCACCGGGTGGCGCTGGTCACCGACGCGATCGCCGCGGCCGGCCACGGCGACGGCGGCTACCGCCTCGGACCGGTGGAGATCGAGGTCCGGGGCGGGGTGGCGCGGGTGGCCGGCACGTCGACCATCGCCGGTGGCACCGCCACCATGGACCGGCTGTTTCGCGCCGTGGCCGGCGCTGGGGGCTCGCGGACCGATGACGCGCTGCTCGCGGCCGTCCAGATGACCTCGGCGACGCCGGCGCGCGCGCTTGGGCTCGACGGGGTCGGTGCGCTTCGGTCCGGCTACGACGCCAATCTTGTTGTGCTCGACCAGGATCTGCGGGTGAGCGCGGTGATGGCCAACGGTGACTGGCGGGTGCGGGCGGGCGGCTAG
- the yhjD gene encoding inner membrane protein YhjD, translated as MSEPAKPGILDRLRARFGWLDHLLRAHTRFQDRNGGFFAAGLTYYTIFALFPLLMVGFAVAGFALSRNPQVLNMIHDRIRASVSGALGQQLVDLMNSAINARASVGVIGLVTAAWAGLGWMSHLRVALSAMWGQAVDPAGYLRTKASDLAALVGTFAVLTLTIALTALGHARPMAAVLRWLEIPRLSVFDEIFRGVSLLISLLVSWLLFTWMIARLPRAPVHLVTSMRAGLMAAVGFELFKQVASIYLQLVLRSPAGAAFGPVLGLMVFGNVTGYLVLFATAWAATASQQDPRLARGRRLRG; from the coding sequence ATCAGCGAACCGGCCAAGCCGGGGATCCTTGATCGGCTGCGGGCGCGGTTCGGCTGGCTCGACCATCTGCTGCGCGCCCACACCCGCTTCCAGGACCGCAATGGCGGGTTCTTCGCCGCCGGCCTCACCTACTACACGATCTTCGCGCTGTTTCCCTTGCTGATGGTCGGCTTCGCGGTGGCCGGATTCGCGCTGTCGCGAAACCCACAGGTGCTCAACATGATTCACGACCGGATCCGGGCCTCGGTGTCGGGCGCTTTGGGACAGCAGCTGGTGGACCTGATGAACTCGGCGATCAACGCGCGCGCATCCGTCGGGGTTATCGGCCTGGTCACCGCGGCCTGGGCGGGTCTGGGCTGGATGTCGCACCTGCGCGTCGCGCTGAGCGCGATGTGGGGCCAGGCGGTCGATCCGGCCGGCTACCTGCGGACCAAGGCGTCGGATCTGGCGGCCTTGGTGGGCACGTTCGCGGTGCTCACGCTCACCATCGCGCTGACCGCGCTCGGTCATGCCAGACCGATGGCCGCGGTGCTGAGATGGCTTGAAATACCACGACTCTCGGTGTTCGACGAGATCTTTCGAGGTGTCTCGCTGCTGATCTCGCTGCTGGTGTCGTGGCTGCTGTTCACCTGGATGATCGCCCGGCTGCCGCGGGCGCCGGTGCATCTGGTCACCTCGATGCGGGCCGGGTTGATGGCAGCCGTCGGATTCGAGTTGTTCAAGCAGGTGGCGTCGATCTACCTGCAACTGGTGCTGCGCAGCCCGGCGGGCGCCGCGTTCGGGCCGGTGCTGGGATTGATGGTGTTCGGCAACGTCACCGGCTATCTGGTCTTGTTCGCCACCGCCTGGGCGGCCACCGCATCGCAGCAAGATCCGCGGTTGGCCCGCGGACGCCGACTGCGGGGCTAG
- the trpS gene encoding tryptophan--tRNA ligase has protein sequence MSTATGPRRIFSGVQPTSDSLHLGNALGAITQWVPLQDDYEAFFCVVDLHAITLPQEPNALRRRTLITAAQYLALGVDPDRSTVFVQSHVPAHSQLAWVLGCFTGFGQASRMTQFKDKSARQGAESTTVGLFTYPVLQAADVLAYDTDLVPVGEDQRQHLELARDVAQRFNSRFPDTFVVPDVLIPTMTAKIYDLQDPTSKMSKSASTDAGLISLLDDPALSAKKIRAAVTDSEREIRYDTHAKPGVSNLLRIQSAITGVDIDTLVQRYVGHGYGDLKKDTAEAVVEFVGPIKARVDELTSDPAELEAVLAAGARRAEDVASKTVQRVYDRLGFLPSRG, from the coding sequence ATGAGCACCGCTACCGGACCGCGCCGGATCTTCTCGGGCGTGCAGCCGACGTCCGACTCGCTGCACCTGGGCAACGCTTTGGGCGCCATCACCCAGTGGGTGCCGCTGCAGGATGACTACGAGGCGTTTTTCTGCGTGGTCGACCTGCACGCCATTACCCTCCCGCAGGAGCCCAACGCGCTGCGGCGACGCACCCTGATCACCGCGGCGCAGTACCTGGCGCTGGGTGTCGACCCGGATCGCAGCACCGTCTTCGTGCAAAGCCACGTGCCCGCCCACAGCCAGTTGGCGTGGGTGCTGGGCTGCTTCACCGGCTTCGGGCAGGCGTCGCGGATGACCCAGTTCAAGGACAAGTCGGCGCGTCAGGGCGCCGAATCCACCACCGTCGGGCTGTTCACCTACCCGGTGCTGCAGGCCGCCGACGTGCTGGCCTACGACACCGATCTGGTGCCCGTGGGCGAGGACCAGCGCCAACACCTGGAGCTGGCGCGCGACGTCGCGCAGCGGTTCAACAGCCGTTTCCCGGACACTTTCGTGGTTCCCGACGTGCTCATCCCCACGATGACCGCCAAGATCTACGACCTGCAGGACCCGACGTCGAAGATGAGCAAGTCGGCCAGCACCGACGCCGGGTTGATCAGCCTGCTCGATGATCCGGCGTTGTCCGCCAAGAAGATTCGCGCCGCCGTGACCGACAGTGAACGCGAGATCCGCTACGACACCCACGCCAAGCCGGGGGTGTCGAACCTGCTTCGCATCCAGTCGGCGATCACCGGTGTCGACATCGACACCCTGGTGCAGCGCTATGTCGGGCACGGCTACGGCGACCTGAAGAAGGACACCGCCGAGGCCGTCGTCGAATTCGTTGGCCCGATCAAGGCGCGGGTGGACGAACTCACCTCGGATCCCGCCGAATTGGAGGCCGTGCTGGCCGCCGGTGCCAGGAGGGCCGAGGACGTGGCCAGCAAAACCGTTCAGCGGGTTTACGATCGGTTGGGTTTCCTTCCGTCACGGGGGTAG
- a CDS encoding alpha/beta fold hydrolase: MLLHPFLMSQTVWTVVAARLAGTGRYQVFAPTLAGHNGGPRAGTWFLSSAVLADHVERQMDELGWASAHIVGNSLGGWVAFELERRGRARSVTGIAPAGGWTRWSPAKFEVIAKFVLGVPLLVLARLFGPRVLRLPFSRRLATYAISASPDGVSDAELVGIVDDVAHCPAYFQLLIKALLLPGLQELAENAVPAHLVICGKDRIVPAPRFSRHFTTHLPDDHRVTVLDDVGHVPMFEAPGRITEVIVDFLDDCVRSARAVQPPAS; this comes from the coding sequence CTGCTCCTCCACCCGTTCCTGATGTCCCAGACGGTATGGACGGTGGTGGCGGCCCGGCTGGCCGGCACCGGCCGCTACCAGGTTTTCGCCCCGACGCTGGCCGGGCACAACGGCGGGCCGCGCGCGGGAACCTGGTTTTTGTCCTCCGCGGTGCTGGCCGACCACGTCGAGCGGCAAATGGACGAGCTGGGCTGGGCGAGCGCGCACATCGTCGGGAACTCGCTGGGCGGCTGGGTGGCCTTCGAGCTGGAACGGCGCGGGCGGGCGCGCAGCGTCACCGGGATCGCCCCGGCGGGCGGGTGGACGCGGTGGAGCCCAGCCAAGTTCGAGGTGATCGCCAAGTTCGTGCTGGGTGTTCCGCTGTTGGTGCTCGCCCGGTTGTTCGGGCCGCGGGTGTTGCGGCTGCCGTTCAGCCGCCGGTTGGCCACCTACGCGATCAGCGCATCCCCCGACGGGGTCAGCGACGCCGAACTGGTCGGCATCGTCGACGACGTCGCGCATTGCCCCGCCTACTTCCAACTGCTCATCAAGGCGCTGCTGCTGCCCGGCCTGCAGGAGCTTGCGGAGAACGCCGTCCCGGCGCACCTGGTGATCTGCGGGAAGGACCGGATCGTGCCCGCACCCCGGTTCAGCCGGCATTTCACCACCCACCTGCCCGACGACCACCGGGTCACCGTGCTCGACGACGTCGGGCACGTTCCGATGTTCGAGGCGCCGGGACGCATCACCGAGGTGATCGTCGACTTTCTCGACGACTGCGTCCGGTCGGCCCGGGCCGTGCAGCCGCCGGCCAGCTAG